One Fuerstiella marisgermanici DNA window includes the following coding sequences:
- a CDS encoding IS3 family transposase, which yields MQEKFAVSERHACRTVGQHRSVHRREPVVRDDEAALVKRMLELVREHPRFGYRRICRLLRREEFVVNRKRVYRLWRREGLKVRRRTKKRRGTGGSKNACHVHRSRGKNDVWAWDFVFDYTTNGTQLKWLTVVDEFTRECVALKVSRSIKADDVIDTLCELIAARGVPNHIRSDNGPEFIAKAIGKWLNKTGVSALYVEPGSPWQNGYSESFNSKLRDEFLNVEEFDSIRDAAQMTKNFQRQYNEVRPHSALAYQTPNEFAAVQPSVRARQTGAAPTTFAITST from the coding sequence GTGCAGGAGAAGTTCGCTGTTTCGGAACGTCACGCGTGCCGAACGGTTGGTCAGCATCGTTCGGTTCATCGTCGTGAACCCGTTGTTCGGGATGACGAAGCGGCACTGGTAAAGCGGATGCTGGAACTGGTTCGCGAACATCCGCGATTTGGTTATCGGCGTATCTGTCGTTTACTTCGTCGCGAAGAATTCGTGGTGAATAGGAAGCGAGTGTATCGTCTTTGGCGTCGCGAAGGGTTGAAAGTTCGTCGACGAACGAAGAAGCGGCGTGGCACTGGCGGCAGCAAAAACGCTTGTCATGTTCACCGATCGCGGGGAAAGAACGACGTATGGGCGTGGGATTTTGTGTTTGACTACACAACGAATGGAACTCAGTTGAAGTGGCTGACCGTTGTTGACGAATTCACTCGGGAGTGCGTTGCGTTGAAAGTTTCTCGCAGTATCAAAGCCGACGACGTGATCGACACGCTGTGTGAATTGATCGCTGCTCGCGGTGTGCCCAATCACATTCGCAGCGACAACGGCCCAGAGTTTATCGCGAAGGCGATTGGTAAATGGCTGAACAAAACAGGCGTCTCGGCGCTGTACGTCGAGCCGGGATCGCCGTGGCAGAACGGGTATTCCGAGAGTTTCAATTCGAAGCTTCGCGATGAATTTCTGAACGTAGAAGAATTTGACAGTATTCGTGATGCCGCGCAGATGACGAAGAACTTTCAACGTCAGTACAACGAAGTTCGTCCGCACAGCGCGTTGGCCTACCAGACTCCGAACGAGTTTGCGGCCGTGCAGCCTTCGGTTCGAGCTCGACAGACGGGAGCCGCCCCGACCACCTTCGCCATCACCTCGACCTGA
- a CDS encoding ACT domain-containing protein — translation MTGTSDLPTLLASLAPVVSPEAYVFVSRPQAAYGDGAELAPIATFSEEEGLTLVVPKERADAAGEDYDGEFGLISLSVHSNLQAVGLTAAIAAALSERGISANIIAAFYHDHIFVPLSRVDEAVTALLQLAASNQP, via the coding sequence ATGACCGGTACATCTGATCTGCCGACGTTACTCGCAAGCCTCGCACCGGTTGTGTCTCCTGAGGCGTATGTGTTCGTGTCGCGTCCACAGGCGGCTTACGGTGATGGTGCGGAACTCGCGCCGATCGCCACCTTTTCCGAAGAGGAGGGACTGACACTTGTTGTCCCCAAAGAGCGTGCTGATGCAGCGGGCGAAGATTATGACGGGGAATTCGGCTTGATTTCTTTAAGTGTGCATTCCAACTTGCAGGCAGTTGGCCTGACGGCCGCAATCGCGGCCGCGTTGTCGGAGCGTGGCATCAGTGCAAACATAATTGCCGCCTTCTATCACGATCACATCTTTGTTCCGCTGTCACGCGTCGACGAAGCCGTCACGGCACTTTTGCAATTGGCGGCCAGTAATCAACCCTAA
- a CDS encoding prolyl oligopeptidase family serine peptidase — translation MSNVKISCSIAIAIFSFSLLMTPARAQSPRVFRDDVQPQWFDGNSKFWYRIRLAENQTEFVLVDTVAGTRKPAFDHQRVAAAIGEATSTKLAPGKLPVQSLEFAHDLSSVLLQGRNGSWRLNLKSNTVAPIEQHSADTGTAFFLPVRKSVDRGGDLELKITNELDSPVQLIWIDRNGRPVGYGSIASRGMRAQHTFVGHVWLLQNAKGAPLAAFEATANAVEIILNKESLAAVKKSSSPAEPKRRRRRGRPSAAISPDGRWKAFVREDNLWLTETPSATPSAEGNESADTERQLTTDATPGDSFSKDASRARLVQMAYELANPPAETPDVHWSPTADHVLAFQTDRVTERRVHYVESSPADQLDPKLNSYPYAKPGDKLPTPRPRLFHVETGEEIAVATDLFPNPFELKFLKWSDSGDRFWLLYNERGHQNLRVLEVLADDGTVRAIVDEHSDTFIHYSTAGKFVLEWLDDGNLLWASERSGWNHLYRYSVSTGDVANTVTSGNWNVRRIEKIDQDAGVVWFYAVGAVADQDPYHEHFCKVHLDGSGFTVLTEGDGTHEVKFSPDRTYFLDKYSRVDLPPVAELRRSDDGSLVTKLETADASQVIAARGSLPIRFTAKGRDGKTDIWGIIHRPVEFNEDQAYPIVENIYAGPHDHHVPKAFRSSYRHQHEIADRGIVVVQIDGMGTAWRSKKFHDVCFQNLKDAGLPDRIAWMKAAAKKFTWIDAGRVGIYGGSAGGQNAMAALLWHGNFYKAAVADCGCHDNRMDKLWWNEQWMGWPVDDHYAVNSNSENASRLQGRLMLVVGELDRNVDPASTTQVVRQLIKANKDFDFLLMPGVGHGACERPYASRRRATFLAENLR, via the coding sequence ATGTCTAACGTCAAAATTTCGTGTTCGATCGCGATCGCAATCTTCAGTTTTTCGCTTCTGATGACGCCCGCGCGAGCTCAGTCGCCGCGTGTTTTTCGCGACGACGTGCAGCCCCAGTGGTTCGACGGAAACTCGAAATTCTGGTACCGCATCCGCCTCGCTGAAAACCAGACGGAATTCGTACTGGTTGACACTGTCGCGGGCACACGAAAACCGGCGTTTGATCATCAGCGAGTTGCGGCAGCGATCGGTGAAGCCACGAGCACGAAGCTGGCCCCAGGGAAACTGCCCGTCCAATCCCTGGAATTTGCACACGATCTGTCGTCCGTACTTTTGCAGGGAAGGAACGGCTCCTGGCGGCTCAATTTGAAGTCGAACACAGTCGCGCCAATTGAACAGCATTCCGCCGACACCGGGACTGCGTTCTTTCTGCCAGTTCGAAAGTCGGTCGACCGTGGCGGCGATCTTGAGCTGAAGATTACCAACGAACTGGATTCGCCCGTCCAGCTGATCTGGATAGACCGCAACGGCCGGCCCGTCGGCTACGGCAGCATCGCCAGTCGCGGCATGCGAGCTCAGCACACGTTTGTCGGCCATGTGTGGTTGCTGCAGAACGCCAAAGGCGCGCCACTGGCCGCGTTCGAAGCGACCGCCAATGCCGTAGAGATCATTCTCAACAAAGAAAGTCTCGCGGCCGTCAAAAAATCGTCCAGCCCCGCCGAACCGAAACGTCGGCGTAGAAGAGGACGGCCTTCAGCCGCGATTTCGCCGGATGGCCGCTGGAAAGCTTTCGTCAGGGAGGACAACCTCTGGCTGACGGAAACACCTTCCGCCACGCCATCTGCCGAAGGCAACGAATCCGCTGATACCGAACGCCAGCTCACCACCGACGCCACGCCCGGCGATTCGTTTTCCAAGGATGCCTCGCGAGCACGACTGGTACAGATGGCCTACGAGCTTGCCAATCCGCCCGCCGAAACGCCAGACGTTCATTGGTCGCCCACCGCAGATCACGTGCTGGCATTTCAAACCGATCGAGTTACCGAACGCCGCGTGCACTATGTGGAATCGTCGCCGGCCGATCAGCTGGATCCAAAACTAAATAGCTATCCTTACGCCAAACCAGGCGACAAGCTGCCTACGCCGCGTCCGCGATTGTTTCATGTCGAAACCGGCGAAGAAATCGCTGTCGCCACAGACCTGTTTCCCAATCCGTTCGAACTGAAGTTTCTAAAATGGAGTGACTCCGGCGATCGCTTCTGGCTGTTGTACAACGAACGTGGCCATCAAAACTTGCGCGTGCTTGAAGTGCTCGCGGATGACGGCACCGTGCGGGCAATCGTCGACGAACACAGCGACACGTTCATTCATTATTCGACGGCCGGTAAGTTTGTGTTGGAATGGTTAGACGATGGGAACCTGCTGTGGGCCAGCGAACGTTCCGGCTGGAATCACCTGTACCGCTACAGCGTCAGCACCGGCGACGTGGCCAACACTGTCACGTCAGGAAACTGGAACGTGCGGCGCATCGAAAAGATCGATCAGGACGCGGGCGTGGTCTGGTTTTATGCGGTCGGTGCAGTCGCGGATCAGGATCCGTATCACGAACACTTCTGCAAAGTACATCTCGACGGCAGTGGATTCACCGTGCTGACAGAAGGCGATGGAACTCACGAGGTGAAGTTCTCACCGGATCGCACTTACTTTCTGGATAAGTATTCCCGAGTCGACCTGCCACCGGTGGCGGAACTTCGCCGCAGCGACGACGGTTCATTAGTGACAAAGCTGGAAACGGCAGACGCGTCGCAGGTGATTGCAGCTCGCGGAAGTCTACCCATCCGGTTTACCGCAAAAGGACGCGACGGCAAGACGGACATTTGGGGCATCATTCATCGGCCGGTTGAATTCAACGAGGACCAGGCGTATCCGATCGTTGAAAACATCTACGCCGGCCCGCACGATCATCATGTGCCGAAGGCGTTTCGCAGCAGCTATCGCCATCAGCATGAAATTGCGGACCGTGGCATAGTGGTCGTGCAGATCGACGGCATGGGCACCGCGTGGCGGTCGAAGAAGTTTCACGATGTGTGCTTCCAAAATCTGAAAGACGCTGGGCTTCCGGACCGCATCGCATGGATGAAAGCGGCAGCGAAAAAGTTCACTTGGATAGATGCTGGTCGAGTCGGCATCTACGGCGGTTCAGCGGGGGGCCAGAACGCGATGGCCGCTTTGCTGTGGCACGGAAACTTCTACAAAGCTGCTGTGGCCGACTGTGGCTGCCACGACAACCGCATGGATAAACTCTGGTGGAACGAACAGTGGATGGGCTGGCCGGTTGACGATCACTATGCGGTGAATTCCAACTCAGAAAATGCGTCGCGACTGCAGGGCCGGCTGATGCTGGTGGTCGGCGAACTGGACCGCAACGTCGATCCAGCCAGCACAACTCAGGTGGTGCGTCAGTTGATCAAAGCCAACAAAGACTTCGATTTCCTGCTCATGCCCGGCGTCGGCCACGGCGCTTGCGAACGCCCGTACGCGTCACGCCGCCGAGCCACCTTTCTGGCCGAAAATCTGCGCTGA
- a CDS encoding PAS domain S-box protein, which yields MAKNVRDEPAIPSSDPHLTIGVGASAGGLEAFQDLLSHVDAESGLSFVLVQHLPPLGERLLAEVLVNLTQLSVVELSGRTKPAPNTVYIAPANGLLKVEDGYLVVTSQVVTSEVVTSQVVANQASASSDETVSSGSPREGSGSSTVAKSSTTTAAIDHFLQSLADDQRDRSVGVILSGAGSDGTLGLKAISDAGGLTFAQDPDSAKYDSMPRNAAAMGVADHVLPPAEIASELISYARHLASLSEPRCKQEVSRQLQEAIPQVTDLLLKNTGHNFQHYKTNTLSRRIQRRMQVNKLSDVEKYIEILSGNPDEAHTLFRELLIGVTSFFRDPDAFAALSESVLPKLFEDKSPDDHVRIWVAGCATGEEAYTLAILCREYMDSIAEANSNAASDSDGPESTSGDLTGVTLPTVQIFATDLDDRALQVARDGAYPVGIADVVSPERLKRFFVKRGKKYQVAKEIRELVLFSPHNLISDPPFSRLDLVSCRNLLIYLGPHLQKKLIPLFHYSLRPSGYLFLGPSENISAHRELFRVVDPKAKISQRKNTGVDGTAVMPVADGSGKHENGKRAFPAPASTEGDLLEVMQRIVLDEFAPKCAIVDEDGHVLCTSGDMQKYLTVSGGKFQNNIIQMARSGLRLGLRAAFQEAVDTRRQVTHDNQSLRLDDRIQRVMLTVQPMPEVGEDSGLFMVVFHDVGLPLQRGEAEDLEDDSPDRTPEHRNADAVIKQLEKELATTRADLERALRDMECSNEDLKSSNEELVSMNEELQSANEELETSKEEVQAALTRVAQSASDRRNLLHSTSVATLFVDDDMTIRSFTPDVAKIYNLLPNDVGRPLSHITHTAVEMPDFPADASAVSEWPIEDEVEIQTGNWYLRRIQPYLTDDDQQNGLVVTFYDITDRKRTFMRLAASHAVRSLLVNAESFATVIPEVLHALLDALEAEVCLLWRPDESGKLLTCVEASTGDHARQSFVDFSRQLTFSKGEGLPGIAWKQRKPIWFEDLQNADDFARSKVAHENNLVSGIATPIVVGKKFKGVIEIFTTRLLAHDPELKYVLESVGTDIGQFIRRRRLDSRFRDEEARKTAILKSAMDCIVTMDVEGRIVDFNPAAERTFGHVAADVIGKPMCEVIMPDEFRPGFHQSLKRYLEVGESSIIGKRIELTSLRADGSTFPMELGVSVSHTLNGSPFFTGYLRDITDRRRSEDLLRDRESHLRRVIDNTLFLVGVLDVDGTLLEANAAAVTLGGIEREEVIGKKFWDCIWWNHSEDTISQLQDDIRRGANGEIVRHDAIVRIAGDTRITIDFMLSPVRDESGRVTHLIPSGVDISDRKAAERQALQRERHLNFAMVAGRMGSWEWDIVNDHITWSDHLYELYGYEKDEFVGTAQGFLDIVIPDDRPIVEAVIESIMLTTSEREEFECRIFRKRDGHIILGQIQGIVDRDAVGRPLRIAGFATDITDRNRRERHVAFLAELQSFLAPLETADEIARVATERIAQYLNLSRCALVDLDEDAALANVYFDYHIDEVSSVVGLYTMSDYLNADERQRLAVGGSLVFNDVTQECSTPDSAARFAALQIQAIVNSAYVTDGRLEFMLTATKHYPYQWRSDELQLLNELSANVYLRVQRARVQSALQQTDERLSTALQVAGMAAWEWSPQESIWTAELYDLLGISPDQPASPELFFSLTHPDDRDELQAEWQRSVDGDTNYSHEFRIIRPDGETRWLNGVGKVVRNEAGEVVRMYGLNRDTTAEHVAASRLEEARRQAEQANSSKSEFLANMSHEIRTPMTAVLGYADLLLDAETDPQKLQHLETIKRNGNFLLEIINDILDLSKIEAGRMEIDRQQFSPQALVGDVRSLMDVRAKEKDLQFEVQYDGSVPEFIESDPKRLKQILVNLLGNALKFTDAGSVILRISHRPAATKNSSTSASKRRSVMQFDVIDTGIGMTVQQQKRLFKPFSQGDASVTREFGGTGLGLAISKRLAHMLGGSVAVDSTPGEGSTFSLTIAAGDVSNVAFVDPNLPSESQAEAPAELAAVSDFRLACRILLVDDRRDVRFLGKHILQTAGATVEEAENGQQAIDQVSAMDGEEPFDLILLDMQMPGVDGYTAAARLRGMGFENPIIALTADAMHGDMDRCLQSGCNAYLSKPIDKEKLLATVHTFLQQNGDN from the coding sequence ATGGCGAAGAATGTCAGGGACGAACCAGCCATTCCCAGCAGCGACCCGCACCTGACGATTGGTGTGGGAGCGTCCGCTGGCGGATTGGAAGCCTTTCAGGATTTGCTCTCGCACGTTGATGCGGAAAGCGGTCTGTCTTTCGTGTTGGTCCAGCACCTCCCGCCGCTCGGCGAACGGCTACTGGCGGAAGTGCTGGTCAATTTAACGCAACTTTCGGTCGTGGAATTGTCCGGCCGCACCAAACCGGCTCCCAACACGGTGTACATCGCCCCGGCGAATGGATTGCTAAAGGTGGAAGACGGCTATCTGGTGGTCACAAGCCAGGTTGTCACAAGCGAAGTCGTCACGAGCCAGGTTGTCGCAAACCAGGCTTCCGCAAGCAGCGATGAAACGGTGAGCTCCGGTTCGCCACGTGAGGGTTCGGGATCGTCGACGGTTGCAAAGTCGTCAACCACAACGGCCGCGATCGACCATTTCCTGCAGTCACTTGCTGACGATCAGCGAGATCGCAGCGTCGGTGTCATTCTTTCCGGCGCAGGTTCGGATGGCACCCTTGGGTTGAAGGCGATCAGCGACGCTGGCGGGCTGACGTTTGCTCAGGACCCGGATTCCGCAAAGTACGACAGCATGCCGCGCAATGCGGCGGCGATGGGGGTTGCCGACCATGTGCTGCCGCCGGCCGAAATCGCATCAGAACTCATCAGCTACGCCAGACATCTGGCCAGCCTGTCCGAGCCTCGCTGCAAACAGGAAGTCAGCCGCCAACTGCAGGAAGCCATTCCTCAGGTCACGGACCTGCTGTTAAAGAACACGGGCCACAATTTCCAGCACTACAAGACCAACACGCTTAGTCGGCGCATTCAGCGGCGGATGCAGGTTAATAAGCTGTCTGACGTTGAGAAGTACATCGAAATACTCAGCGGCAATCCCGACGAAGCTCACACGCTTTTTCGAGAACTTCTGATTGGCGTGACGTCTTTCTTCCGTGATCCCGATGCCTTCGCGGCGCTGTCGGAATCAGTGCTGCCGAAGCTGTTTGAAGACAAGTCACCGGACGATCATGTTCGCATTTGGGTGGCGGGTTGTGCGACTGGAGAAGAAGCCTACACGCTGGCGATTTTGTGTCGCGAGTATATGGACTCAATCGCAGAGGCCAATTCGAATGCCGCCTCAGATTCCGACGGACCTGAAAGCACCTCGGGCGACCTGACTGGGGTAACCCTGCCGACGGTGCAAATCTTCGCCACCGATCTTGACGATCGAGCGTTGCAGGTGGCTCGTGATGGTGCGTATCCCGTGGGCATTGCGGACGTCGTTTCGCCGGAACGCTTAAAACGTTTCTTTGTCAAACGTGGCAAGAAGTATCAGGTCGCGAAAGAGATTCGTGAGCTGGTTCTGTTTTCGCCGCACAACCTGATCAGCGATCCGCCGTTCTCCAGACTCGATCTGGTTTCGTGCCGCAACCTTCTGATTTATTTGGGGCCGCATCTACAGAAGAAACTGATTCCGCTGTTCCACTATTCGTTGCGGCCATCCGGATATCTGTTCCTGGGGCCGTCTGAAAACATTTCTGCGCATCGTGAGCTGTTTCGAGTTGTCGATCCGAAGGCCAAAATCTCACAGCGCAAGAACACGGGCGTCGATGGAACGGCTGTAATGCCGGTGGCCGATGGATCGGGAAAGCATGAAAACGGCAAGCGCGCGTTTCCGGCTCCGGCGAGTACCGAAGGCGACCTGCTGGAGGTCATGCAGCGGATCGTGCTGGATGAATTTGCTCCGAAATGTGCCATCGTGGACGAAGACGGTCACGTGCTGTGCACCTCGGGCGACATGCAGAAATATCTGACCGTATCCGGCGGCAAATTTCAGAACAACATCATTCAGATGGCCCGCAGCGGCCTGCGTTTGGGGCTGCGAGCCGCGTTTCAGGAAGCCGTGGATACTCGTCGTCAGGTCACGCACGACAATCAGTCGTTGCGGCTGGATGATCGGATACAGCGAGTCATGCTGACCGTGCAGCCGATGCCGGAAGTCGGGGAGGATTCCGGGCTGTTTATGGTGGTCTTCCACGACGTCGGCCTGCCGTTGCAACGAGGAGAGGCAGAGGACTTAGAAGACGACTCGCCAGACCGCACGCCGGAGCATCGCAACGCCGACGCCGTCATCAAGCAACTCGAAAAAGAACTGGCCACCACGCGTGCAGACCTGGAACGCGCGCTGCGGGATATGGAGTGCAGCAATGAAGATCTGAAGTCGTCGAACGAAGAACTTGTTTCGATGAATGAGGAACTTCAGTCCGCCAACGAAGAACTGGAGACTTCAAAAGAAGAAGTTCAGGCCGCACTGACCCGCGTCGCCCAATCGGCTTCGGACCGTCGCAACCTGCTGCACAGCACATCCGTCGCGACATTGTTTGTCGACGACGACATGACGATTCGGAGCTTCACTCCCGACGTCGCGAAGATCTACAATTTGCTACCCAACGATGTGGGGCGTCCGCTCAGCCATATTACTCATACGGCCGTCGAGATGCCCGACTTCCCGGCAGACGCATCTGCCGTGAGTGAGTGGCCAATTGAAGATGAAGTCGAGATTCAAACGGGCAACTGGTATCTGCGACGCATTCAGCCTTACCTGACGGACGACGACCAGCAAAACGGCCTGGTTGTGACGTTTTACGACATCACAGATCGCAAGCGGACGTTTATGCGTCTGGCGGCGTCACATGCCGTCCGCAGCCTGCTGGTCAACGCGGAATCATTCGCCACTGTCATTCCGGAAGTCCTTCACGCACTTCTTGATGCATTGGAAGCGGAAGTGTGTCTGCTTTGGCGACCGGACGAAAGTGGCAAGCTGCTGACCTGTGTTGAAGCCAGTACTGGTGATCACGCCCGACAGTCGTTCGTAGACTTTAGTCGTCAGTTAACATTCTCGAAGGGCGAAGGGCTGCCAGGAATCGCCTGGAAGCAACGTAAACCGATCTGGTTTGAAGATCTGCAAAATGCGGATGACTTTGCTCGTTCCAAAGTCGCCCACGAAAACAACCTGGTCAGTGGCATCGCGACGCCAATCGTGGTCGGCAAGAAGTTTAAGGGCGTCATTGAAATCTTCACGACAAGATTGCTGGCTCATGACCCGGAGCTGAAGTATGTGCTGGAATCCGTTGGCACCGATATTGGGCAATTCATCCGTCGACGCCGACTGGATAGTCGTTTTCGTGATGAGGAAGCTCGCAAGACGGCGATTCTGAAGTCTGCCATGGACTGCATCGTGACCATGGACGTGGAAGGGCGCATTGTCGACTTTAATCCGGCCGCTGAACGTACCTTTGGCCACGTGGCCGCTGACGTCATCGGGAAGCCGATGTGTGAAGTCATCATGCCTGATGAGTTCCGTCCTGGTTTCCATCAGAGCCTTAAACGTTATCTGGAAGTCGGCGAATCATCGATCATCGGAAAGCGAATTGAACTGACGTCGTTGCGAGCGGACGGAAGCACATTCCCAATGGAGCTGGGTGTTTCCGTGTCTCACACGCTAAACGGTTCACCATTCTTTACGGGCTACCTGCGAGACATCACCGATCGTCGCCGGTCCGAAGACCTGCTCCGCGACCGCGAATCTCACCTGCGTCGAGTGATCGACAACACGCTGTTCCTTGTCGGCGTGCTGGACGTAGACGGGACGTTGCTGGAAGCCAATGCGGCTGCCGTTACGCTTGGGGGAATTGAACGCGAAGAAGTAATCGGAAAGAAGTTCTGGGACTGCATTTGGTGGAATCACAGCGAAGACACCATCAGCCAGCTACAGGACGACATTCGTCGCGGTGCGAATGGCGAAATTGTGCGTCACGATGCCATCGTGCGGATAGCCGGTGACACGAGAATCACGATCGACTTTATGCTAAGCCCCGTGCGGGACGAGAGCGGTCGAGTCACTCACTTAATTCCTTCCGGCGTGGACATCAGCGATCGAAAGGCCGCCGAACGACAGGCTCTGCAGCGTGAACGGCATCTTAATTTTGCCATGGTCGCTGGCCGAATGGGAAGCTGGGAGTGGGACATTGTCAACGATCACATCACGTGGTCCGATCACTTGTACGAACTGTACGGGTACGAAAAAGACGAATTCGTCGGTACAGCTCAGGGCTTTCTGGACATCGTCATTCCGGATGATCGCCCGATCGTTGAAGCTGTGATTGAATCGATCATGTTGACAACATCGGAGCGGGAAGAATTCGAATGTCGAATTTTCCGCAAACGCGATGGACACATTATTCTGGGACAGATTCAAGGCATCGTGGATCGAGACGCTGTCGGCCGACCGCTGCGAATTGCCGGTTTCGCGACGGACATCACCGATCGTAATCGCCGCGAACGTCATGTCGCATTCCTTGCGGAACTGCAGTCGTTTCTGGCTCCACTCGAAACTGCCGACGAGATCGCTCGCGTCGCCACTGAACGAATAGCACAGTACCTGAACCTGTCACGCTGTGCACTGGTGGATCTGGATGAAGACGCAGCCCTCGCCAACGTGTATTTCGATTACCACATTGATGAGGTGTCATCAGTGGTGGGTCTGTACACAATGTCAGACTATCTGAATGCAGACGAAAGGCAGCGTTTGGCCGTCGGTGGTTCACTGGTCTTCAATGACGTCACCCAGGAATGCTCGACGCCGGATTCAGCAGCCCGGTTCGCAGCATTGCAGATTCAAGCCATCGTGAATTCCGCCTACGTCACGGATGGCCGACTGGAATTCATGCTGACGGCAACGAAGCACTACCCGTATCAATGGCGGTCGGACGAACTTCAACTGTTAAACGAACTTTCGGCAAACGTCTACCTTCGAGTGCAGCGGGCTCGAGTACAGAGCGCTTTGCAACAAACCGACGAACGCCTATCAACTGCTTTGCAGGTGGCGGGGATGGCGGCGTGGGAATGGAGTCCGCAGGAAAGTATCTGGACGGCAGAATTGTACGACCTGCTGGGAATTTCTCCCGATCAGCCCGCGTCCCCTGAGCTGTTTTTCTCGCTCACTCATCCGGACGATCGCGACGAACTGCAAGCTGAGTGGCAGCGATCGGTAGATGGCGACACCAATTACTCTCACGAATTCCGAATCATTCGGCCGGATGGAGAAACGCGATGGCTAAACGGCGTGGGCAAAGTTGTTCGAAACGAAGCGGGTGAAGTCGTTCGGATGTACGGGCTGAATCGGGATACCACGGCCGAACACGTTGCCGCATCTCGGCTGGAAGAAGCGCGCCGACAGGCCGAACAAGCCAACTCATCGAAAAGCGAATTTCTGGCCAACATGAGTCACGAAATCCGAACGCCGATGACTGCAGTTTTGGGCTATGCAGATCTGTTGCTGGATGCCGAAACGGATCCCCAGAAGTTGCAGCACCTGGAAACCATCAAACGCAACGGCAACTTTCTGCTGGAAATCATCAACGACATACTGGACCTGTCGAAGATCGAAGCCGGTCGGATGGAGATCGATCGACAGCAGTTTTCGCCCCAGGCACTGGTCGGTGATGTTCGGTCGCTGATGGACGTTCGGGCAAAAGAAAAAGACCTGCAGTTCGAAGTGCAGTACGACGGCAGTGTGCCGGAGTTTATCGAAAGCGATCCCAAGCGGCTGAAACAGATTCTGGTGAACCTGCTCGGCAACGCCCTCAAGTTCACAGATGCCGGTAGTGTTATTTTGCGTATCAGCCATAGACCGGCGGCCACAAAAAATTCATCGACATCTGCATCCAAACGAAGGTCTGTGATGCAGTTTGATGTCATCGACACAGGTATCGGCATGACAGTGCAGCAGCAGAAGCGCCTGTTCAAGCCGTTCTCTCAGGGCGATGCATCCGTCACTCGCGAATTTGGTGGCACGGGACTGGGACTGGCCATTAGCAAGCGGCTCGCTCACATGCTGGGTGGTTCAGTCGCCGTCGACAGCACGCCAGGTGAAGGCAGCACGTTTTCACTCACCATTGCCGCTGGTGATGTTTCCAACGTGGCGTTCGTCGATCCCAACCTGCCGTCTGAGAGTCAGGCTGAAGCGCCCGCTGAATTGGCTGCGGTTTCAGACTTCAGGTTGGCGTGCCGGATTCTGCTGGTCGACGATCGACGCGACGTCAGATTTCTGGGCAAACATATTCTGCAGACGGCTGGCGCCACGGTGGAAGAGGCCGAAAACGGACAACAGGCCATCGACCAGGTATCGGCGATGGACGGGGAAGAACCGTTTGACCTGATTTTGTTGGATATGCAGATGCCCGGCGTCGACGGATACACGGCGGCCGCTCGCCTGCGAGGGATGGGTTTCGAAAATCCCATCATCGCCCTCACCGCTGACGCCATGCACGGCGACATGGACCGCTGCCTGCAAAGCGGGTGCAATGCCTACCTAAGCAAACCCATCGACAAAGAAAAACTGCTGGCCACAGTACACACTTTCCTGCAGCAAAACGGCGACAACTGA
- a CDS encoding RNA polymerase sigma factor, translating into MTPQLLYLENESWLRTVVRSRVNEPDAVEDIMQNIALALVRQRDTLHEIRQMGAWLYQVAVKQVLMYRRTRGRRRRFEDRLANGDPSEVTLAEPLGPVDRVLAAEKQQHVRAAMSELDELDRQILMLKYSEGWTYGQLSEHMGVKEDTVEYRLAKAKKKLRRLLAKRDCV; encoded by the coding sequence ATGACGCCTCAACTGCTCTATCTGGAAAACGAAAGCTGGCTGCGCACCGTTGTGCGCAGTCGGGTGAACGAACCGGATGCGGTTGAGGATATTATGCAAAACATTGCTCTGGCACTGGTGCGACAGCGAGACACGCTGCACGAAATCAGGCAAATGGGAGCGTGGTTGTACCAGGTTGCCGTCAAGCAGGTGCTGATGTATCGCCGTACCCGAGGCCGCCGACGGCGTTTTGAAGACCGTCTGGCCAATGGTGATCCGTCAGAAGTGACGCTGGCCGAACCGCTGGGGCCCGTCGACCGCGTGCTGGCCGCCGAAAAGCAGCAGCATGTGCGGGCTGCGATGTCCGAGCTGGACGAACTGGATCGTCAGATTCTGATGTTAAAGTATTCGGAAGGCTGGACGTACGGGCAACTATCAGAACATATGGGCGTCAAGGAGGACACGGTGGAATATCGGTTGGCGAAGGCTAAAAAAAAGCTGCGTCGCCTGCTGGCCAAACGTGATTGTGTGTAA